The Ciconia boyciana chromosome 2, ASM3463844v1, whole genome shotgun sequence genome has a segment encoding these proteins:
- the KLHL40 gene encoding kelch-like protein 40 yields MGLPFDQVEELRLYQQTLLQDGLKDMLDHNKFLDCVLKVKGKEFPCHRLVLAACSPYFRAMFLSDMEESKKREVSLEDVDPDVMGKILHYIYTSELEITEQNVQDIFSVANMFQIPSIFTVCVSFLQKRLCLSNCLAIFRLGLMLDCARLAVAARDFICDRFALVSRDEEFYQLSPDELIAIISSDSLNIEKEETVFEVVMKWVGTKDHESRQKALPVIFESIRFRLIPNDYIKDHVEKHAMVKSSPELLKKLQMVKDAQKGKFTVVKKKKVKKSSEKQAKDNVVNGAVDEEEDTEEDALPGILNDTMRFGMFLQDLIFMVSDSGAVAYDPTANECYFASLSTQIPKNHISLVTKENQIFIVGGLYYNEDSKEDPMSSYFLQYDHLDADWLGMPPLPSPRCLFGLGEAENSIFVVGGKELKEGEKTLDSVLCYDRLSFKWGEADSLPYAVYGHAVVSHKDLIYVIGGKGSDKKCLKKMCVYNPSKFEWKELAPMKTARSLFGATVHKDKIYVAAGVTDSGLTNSVEVYDIATNKWDTFTEFPQERSSVSLVSLAGVLYLLGGFATVETESGELVPTELNDVWRYDEEQKKWEGVLREIQYASGATFLPVRLNVLRLTKM; encoded by the exons ATGGGTTTGCCTTTTGACCAAGTGGAAGAATTGCGTCTCTACCAGCAAACTCTCCTCCAGGATGGACTCAAAGACATGTTGGACCACAATAAGTTTCTGGACTGTGTCTTAAAAGTCAAGGGGAAGGAGTTTCCCTGCCATCggctggtgctggcagcttgCAGCCCATATTTTCGAGCGATGTTCCTCTCGGACATGGAAGAGAGCAAGAAGAGGGAGGTCAGTTTGGAAGATGTTGATCCAGATGTCATGGGCAAGATCCTCCATTATATCTACACCTCTGAGCTGGAGATCACAGAGCAGAATGTGCAGGACATCTTCTCTGTGGCCAACATGTTCCAGATCCCCTCCATCTTCACCGTCTGTGTGTCCTTCTTGCAGAAGCGGCTCTGCCTCAGCAACTGCTTGGCTATCTTCAGGTTGGGCTTGATGCTGGATTGTGCCCGGCTGGCCGTGGCAGCTCGGGATTTCATTTGTGATCGCTTTGCACTGGTCTCTCGGGATGAGGAGTTCTACCAGCTTTCACCTGATGAGCTTATTGCAATCATCTCCAGTGACTCCCTCAACATTGAGAAAGAGGAGACTGTCTTTGAAGTAGTGATGAAGTGGGTGGGGACCAAGGACCATGAGAGCCGGCAGAAGGCCTTGCCTGTCATCTTTGAAAGCATCCGCTTCCGCCTCATACCCAACGACTACATCAAGGACCATGTGGAGAAGCATGCCATGGTGAAGtccagcccagagctgctcaAGAAACTGCAGATGGTGAAGGATGCCCAGAAAGGCAAATTCACTGTggtgaagaagaagaaagtgaagaaaagcagtgaaaagcaagcaaaagacAATGTTGTCAATGGAGCAGTAGATGAGGAGGAAGACACAGAGGAGGATGCTCTTCCAGGGATCTTAAATGACACAATGCGCTTTGGGATGTTCCTCCAGGACCTTATTTTCATGGTGAGTGACAGTGGAGCAGTGGCCTATGATCCCACTGCCAACGAGTGCTATTTTGCCTCCCTGTCTACTCAAATCCCAAAGAACCACATCAGTCTGGTGACCAAAGAGAATCAGATCTTCATTGTCGGAGGACTGTACTACAACGAGGACAGCAAAGAGGATCCCATGAGTTCCTACTTCCTACAG TACGACCATCTGGACGCAGACTGGCTGGGGATGccacccctgccctcccctcgcTGCCTCTTTGGCCTGGGAGAGgcagaaaattccatttttgtGGTCGGAGGGAAAGAactgaaagagggagaaaagacctTGGATTCGGTCCTGTGCTATGACCGGCT ATCCTTCAAGTGGGGTGAAGCCGATTCCCTTCCCTATGCAGTCTATGGCCATGCGGTGGTATCACACAAGGACCTCATCTACGTCATTGGAGGCAAAGGAAGCGACAA GAAATGCCTGAAGAAGATGTGTGTCTACAACCCATCCAAGTTTGAGTGGAAGGAGCTGGCTCCCATGAAAACTGCCCGGTCCCTGTTTGGAGCTACTGTGCACAAAGACAAAATCTATGTGGCGGCTGGTGTGACTGACTCCGGCTTGACCAACTCGGTGGAAGTCTATGACATTGCCACCAACAA GTGGGACACTTTCACTGAGTTTCCGCAGGAGCGCAGCTCTGTCAGCCTGGTGAGCTTGGCTGGAGTGCTCTATCTGCTCGGAGGGTTCGCTACAGTGGAGACAGAGTCGGGAGAGCTGGTGCCAACGGAGCTGAACGATGTTTGGAG ATATGATGAAGAGCAGAAGAAGTGGGAAGGGGTCCTCCGGGAGATCCAGTACGCCTCCGGTGCCACTTTCCTTCCCGTGCGCCTCAATGTTTTGCGCCTAACGAAGATGTAG